AAGGGTTGGGCAGCAGCGCCAGGCCATTGCGCACAAACGGGCCGTCACTGCTGGCGGGCGCGACCGCGAAGGCCAGCAGCAGGTCACTCAAAACCAGGCGGTCGCTGTTGTAATCGGGCAGCGCCAGCTCAAAAGTAAAGCCGCCCACCCGGCTGGGCGTGACCTGGTCGAGACGGACATGAAAGGCGACGTGATAGGAATCCGGCGGCGCGCTGAAATGGTGGGCGTCAATGAACAAGCCGCGCGGAAATTGCCGCGGCGAGTCCGGAGGCAGCGCGATTTGCTTGTCCACCCGTTTCAGCTCGTGCCAGTTCCTGTCATGCAACACCGCGCCTTTTTCCAGCAGAATCGGGCCGGCTTCGGCGGGATGATCCCGGGTGATCTGATTCGCGGGAATGGCGTAATAGAGCGCCAGCTCATCGCGGCCGGCGGTGCCCTTGAACACCACCGTCTGGAACGCCATGGCCAGCGGTTCGATTTTCCTGCTCCAGGTATGGCGGTCGCTGTCCAGGCCGGTTTGCACCGCTTTCACGCTCTGCTCGGCCATCTCGTTTTCGTAGGTCAGGCGTTCGCTCTCTCTGGCGTTGAGCAGCCGCATGTAAACCGGCCCCCAATGCAGCCGTTCCGCGAGCATGTCGGGATCCGTGAGGACCGGCGTGAGACGCCAGTTGTTGCCCACCGCGTTGTCGGCAATCACAAAATGGAAGATCAACTCGCCGCGCTCCGGCGTTTTGAAATAGCGCCAGGATTCATTGGGATTCACCCTCTGGCTGACGGAGAGGGCGGTGTCATCCGGCGGGCCCTGGCGGATATAAACCAAACCCTTGTCGTTGAATTCGTGATTGAGAAAATAGACCCGCGTGTATTTGAGATAGCGCGAGCGGTCGGGACTGTTGAACCAGGTGCGGAAGCCATCGAAGGCGTAGTTTTTTTCAGCGTAGCGCAGGCGCCGGTAATGTTCCGCCAGCCGCAGGTTGACCTGGGAGGCCGGCAGCGGATCGCGTTTGACCCACATCTTTTGGAAAAAGGCGCGGTATTCCTCCGGCGTTTGCAACTTGAGATAGGTGTCATACTCGGCGTCGCTGAGGATGTACTTCATGTCCTCGAAAATGAAATCGGCATCGAGTTTCGAACGGATGGAATCCACCGCCTGCCAGAAGAAACTTTGCCCCAGCAGGGCGCGCCCGGTGTTGTAGAATACACGCGCCCGCGACAGGCGCACCGGCTGCAGATTGAGGGTGGCGGGCCGTTCCAGCAGCTCGCGGAAAATCGAGTCCGCCTTCTCCTCCCGGTCCTGCAGGCGGTAGCATTCCCCGATGGCATGGCGGGCATGGTCGTTTTGCCATTGCGCCAGCCAGCGCAGGGCCTCGTCGGTGCTGCGATGATCGAGCAAATAGCGGTACAGGCGAAACAGGCCCACCTGCGGGCCGGGCAGGTCCGGCCGCAGCCGCACCGCCAGATGACCGAGGCGGATTGCCTCCTCATAATCCTCGCGATAGCGCTTGACCAGCGCGAGCTGGTACACCGCGTCCTGAAACAGGGAATCCTGTGCCAGCACCGTGCGCAAATGCTTCTCGGCCTTGTCGAAATCGATCTTCTTCAGCAGCAGCGCCTTGGTGGTGGCCATCTCGCGGT
The window above is part of the candidate division KSB1 bacterium genome. Proteins encoded here:
- a CDS encoding GWxTD domain-containing protein, producing the protein MKNFIHSFPALLLLLVPLQLSAGVPDEAATWLARGRELLAQNQLEQAHKAFERALRLSPQNREALVHLGQIEVAWGKWGKADDRFEKILERNPNDLTAHYYRGICHREMATTKALLLKKIDFDKAEKHLRTVLAQDSLFQDAVYQLALVKRYREDYEEAIRLGHLAVRLRPDLPGPQVGLFRLYRYLLDHRSTDEALRWLAQWQNDHARHAIGECYRLQDREEKADSIFRELLERPATLNLQPVRLSRARVFYNTGRALLGQSFFWQAVDSIRSKLDADFIFEDMKYILSDAEYDTYLKLQTPEEYRAFFQKMWVKRDPLPASQVNLRLAEHYRRLRYAEKNYAFDGFRTWFNSPDRSRYLKYTRVYFLNHEFNDKGLVYIRQGPPDDTALSVSQRVNPNESWRYFKTPERGELIFHFVIADNAVGNNWRLTPVLTDPDMLAERLHWGPVYMRLLNARESERLTYENEMAEQSVKAVQTGLDSDRHTWSRKIEPLAMAFQTVVFKGTAGRDELALYYAIPANQITRDHPAEAGPILLEKGAVLHDRNWHELKRVDKQIALPPDSPRQFPRGLFIDAHHFSAPPDSYHVAFHVRLDQVTPSRVGGFTFELALPDYNSDRLVLSDLLLAFAVAPASSDGPFVRNGLALLPNPFKQFSLSQPVQLYFEIYNLALNEEGRAQFLLQYTVQALKGKSGGFAGLFGGGDRTKISLTFERETNSRDTFEQTGLDLSAAKPGEYELTVKVTDRVSGASAEAKSMIRLD